A region of Zeugodacus cucurbitae isolate PBARC_wt_2022May chromosome 5, idZeuCucr1.2, whole genome shotgun sequence DNA encodes the following proteins:
- the LOC105213824 gene encoding longitudinals lacking protein, isoforms H/M/V isoform X1 has translation MLPQQYCLRWKYHHSNLQTMFSQLLDRGCFCDVTLACEGQLIRAHRVVLCACSSFFDTVLTNYASERDPIIIMKDVTFADVKCLIEFMYKGEINVEHANLASLLKTADDLKIKGLAEVSWRDDEDGPPLPSAATEFHSPTATHGNDMYNMRPEQQRAGSPSFMPPQRLSRERKLSSSKETAHAHHGLPTLTPIPPTSSASMVAVAAAAAAAAAVASAASPVESYLGPKRKRGRPPLDDAYDVFNVRKLAQYGSHLDAHHHHQAYLEAQRQYDEQRRLAVISPIPQHSSTSVAAAAAYHQHIQQQQHNKRMRQLQRQQQQHQQQQLHQQDEMEHDDAQADPEWITSNLEVNVGGGGDNEPAIECDTEVATMKEQKSDMVDDKEANRTAKLDARKRKERHSEEHEKLHARERSLTRKRLSAEERDDNSTNNEEREREERSAQNETTEQIHDHKTANVDEEDEEKNKAIASVPQPVEEMENVRQSKDKSSNSTSNTTNSGTHKRGNISSDPSAPLPLPPPPSLHHPAYGKYPPEGYLLNEHGILMTHDFVHAPTASIPSTGATASSSSGTVVGAAGAANGNDQDYVDIKMEEYDGTDLRLTTEEISEWQDVIKMDDYLAKGRRPQFWEEPFTRRVLDAIKNKRLEMKKAARILGVSYGTLYGRYREVYGCLKHPYSSSSFRPSQSNQLAVQPRFDMVWPSPKRDSGLMPGPMEIGKIRPKDLSELWARPQI, from the exons ATGTTGCCACAACAATATTGCCTGCGATGGAAATACCATCACAGTAATCTGCAGACAATGTTCTCACAACTGTTGGACCGTGGCTGCTTCTGCGATGTGACGCTCGCTTGTGAGGGCCAACTGATACGCGCACATCGCGTCGTCTTGTGCGCCTGCAGCAGTTTCTTCGACACAGTGCTCACCAATTATGCCAGTGAACGCGATCCGATTATCATAATGAAGGACGTCACATTCGCCGATGTCAAGTgcttaattgaatttatgtataaagGCGAAATCAATGTGGAACAC GCAAATTTGGCCTCACTCTTAAAGACTGCAGATGATCTCAAAATCAAAGGTTTGGCGGAGGTTTCGTGGCGCGATGACGAGGACGGTCCACCACTGCCCAGCGCTGCGACCGAGTTTCACTCACCCACAGCCACACACGGAAATGATATGTACAATATGCGTCCAGAGCAACAACGCGCTGGCTCACCGAGTTTCATGCCACCGCAGCGATTGTCGCGCGAACGCAAGCTCTCCTCATCGAAGGAGACGGCGCATGCGCATCATGGCTTACCGACCTTGACGCCCATACCGCCAACGAGCAGCGCTTCGATGGTTGCCGTGGcggccgccgctgctgctgcagctgctgtGGCTTCGGCTGCTTCGCCGGTTGAAAGTTATTTGGGGCCGAAACGCAAACGCGGACGTCCGCCACTAGATGACGCCTATGACGTCTTCAATGT CAGAAAACTCGCACAGTATGGCAGCCATTTGGACgcgcatcatcatcatcaagcaTACTTAGAGGCGCAGCGCCAGTATGACGAGCAGCGTCGCCTTGCTGTCATCTCACCGATACCGCAGCACTCGTCAACCTCTGTCGCCGCAGCAGCCGCTTATCACCAACAcatccagcaacaacaacataataagCGCATGCGTCAactgcagcggcagcagcaacaacaccagcagcagcagttgcACCAACAGGATGAAATGGAACACGACGATGCACAAGCAGACCCCGAATGGATTACCAGTAATTTGGAAGTGAATGTGGGTGGCGGTGGCGACAATGAGCCAGCCATTGAGTGTGACACTGAAGTCGCCACAATGAAGGAACAAAAGTCGGATATGGTAGATGACAAAGAAGCCAACCGTACGGCGAAGCTTGATGCGAGGAAGCGTAAGGAACGTCATTCGGAGGAACATGAAAAGTTGCATGCACGTGAACGCTCACTAACGCGTAAGCGTTTAAGCGCCGAGGAGCGCGATGACAACAGCACAAACAATGAAGAGCGCGAACGCGAAGAGCGTTCAGCACAAAATGAGACAACTGAACAAATCCATGACCATAAGACCGCCAATGTGGATGAGGAGGATGAAGAAAAGAACAAAGCTATTGCGTCGGTGCCACAGCCGGTGGAAGAAATGGAAAACGTGCGACAATCTAAGGACAAGTCCAGCAACTCTACATCTAATACTACAAATTCCGGCACGCATAAGCGTGGAAATATTAGCAGTGATCCCAGTGCACCATTACCATTGCCGCCGCCTCCATCGCTACACCATCCCGCCTATGGCAAATATCCGCCTGAGGGTTATCTGTTGAATGAACATGGCATATTGATGACGCACGATTTCGTACATGCGCCGACCGCCTCCATACCGTCGACAGGTGCAACGGCGAGTTCTTCAAGCGGCACAGTAGTCGGAGCTGCCGGCGCTGCCAATGGCAATGATCAGGATTATGTGGACATAAAGATGGAAGAGTATGACGGCACTGATTTGCGTTTGACCACCGAGGAGATATCTGAATGGCAAGATGTGATCAAAATGGACGATTACTTGGCTAAAGGACGACGACCGCAATTCTGGGAGGAACCGTTCACACGACGT GTTTTGGATGCTATAAAGAACAAAAGATTGGAGATGAAGAAAGCTGCGCGTATTTTGGGTGTCTcctatggcactttatatggaCGTTATCGCGAGGTCTACGGCTGTTTGAAGCACCCTTATAG CAGCTCCAGTTTTCGCCCATCACAATCAAATCAGTTAGCAGTACAACCGCGTTTTGACATGGTCTGGCCTTCTCCGAAGCGTGACAGTGGTCTAATGCCCGGTCCAATGG AAATCGGTAAAATACGTCCGAAAGATTTGAGTGAGCTATGGGCGCGGCCACAGATTTGA
- the LOC105213824 gene encoding longitudinals lacking protein isoform X3 codes for MLPQQYCLRWKYHHSNLQTMFSQLLDRGCFCDVTLACEGQLIRAHRVVLCACSSFFDTVLTNYASERDPIIIMKDVTFADVKCLIEFMYKGEINVEHANLASLLKTADDLKIKGLAEVSWRDDEDGPPLPSAATEFHSPTATHGNDMYNMRPEQQRAGSPSFMPPQRLSRERKLSSSKETAHAHHGLPTLTPIPPTSSASMVAVAAAAAAAAAVASAASPVESYLGPKRKRGRPPLDDAYDVFNVKLAQYGSHLDAHHHHQAYLEAQRQYDEQRRLAVISPIPQHSSTSVAAAAAYHQHIQQQQHNKRMRQLQRQQQQHQQQQLHQQDEMEHDDAQADPEWITSNLEVNVGGGGDNEPAIECDTEVATMKEQKSDMVDDKEANRTAKLDARKRKERHSEEHEKLHARERSLTRKRLSAEERDDNSTNNEEREREERSAQNETTEQIHDHKTANVDEEDEEKNKAIASVPQPVEEMENVRQSKDKSSNSTSNTTNSGTHKRGNISSDPSAPLPLPPPPSLHHPAYGKYPPEGYLLNEHGILMTHDFVHAPTASIPSTGATASSSSGTVVGAAGAANGNDQDYVDIKMEEYDGTDLRLTTEEISEWQDVIKMDDYLAKGRRPQFWEEPFTRRVLDAIKNKRLEMKKAARILGVSYGTLYGRYREVYGCLKHPYSSSSFRPSQSNQLAVQPRFDMVWPSPKRDSGLMPGPMEIGKIRPKDLSELWARPQI; via the exons ATGTTGCCACAACAATATTGCCTGCGATGGAAATACCATCACAGTAATCTGCAGACAATGTTCTCACAACTGTTGGACCGTGGCTGCTTCTGCGATGTGACGCTCGCTTGTGAGGGCCAACTGATACGCGCACATCGCGTCGTCTTGTGCGCCTGCAGCAGTTTCTTCGACACAGTGCTCACCAATTATGCCAGTGAACGCGATCCGATTATCATAATGAAGGACGTCACATTCGCCGATGTCAAGTgcttaattgaatttatgtataaagGCGAAATCAATGTGGAACAC GCAAATTTGGCCTCACTCTTAAAGACTGCAGATGATCTCAAAATCAAAGGTTTGGCGGAGGTTTCGTGGCGCGATGACGAGGACGGTCCACCACTGCCCAGCGCTGCGACCGAGTTTCACTCACCCACAGCCACACACGGAAATGATATGTACAATATGCGTCCAGAGCAACAACGCGCTGGCTCACCGAGTTTCATGCCACCGCAGCGATTGTCGCGCGAACGCAAGCTCTCCTCATCGAAGGAGACGGCGCATGCGCATCATGGCTTACCGACCTTGACGCCCATACCGCCAACGAGCAGCGCTTCGATGGTTGCCGTGGcggccgccgctgctgctgcagctgctgtGGCTTCGGCTGCTTCGCCGGTTGAAAGTTATTTGGGGCCGAAACGCAAACGCGGACGTCCGCCACTAGATGACGCCTATGACGTCTTCAATGT AAAACTCGCACAGTATGGCAGCCATTTGGACgcgcatcatcatcatcaagcaTACTTAGAGGCGCAGCGCCAGTATGACGAGCAGCGTCGCCTTGCTGTCATCTCACCGATACCGCAGCACTCGTCAACCTCTGTCGCCGCAGCAGCCGCTTATCACCAACAcatccagcaacaacaacataataagCGCATGCGTCAactgcagcggcagcagcaacaacaccagcagcagcagttgcACCAACAGGATGAAATGGAACACGACGATGCACAAGCAGACCCCGAATGGATTACCAGTAATTTGGAAGTGAATGTGGGTGGCGGTGGCGACAATGAGCCAGCCATTGAGTGTGACACTGAAGTCGCCACAATGAAGGAACAAAAGTCGGATATGGTAGATGACAAAGAAGCCAACCGTACGGCGAAGCTTGATGCGAGGAAGCGTAAGGAACGTCATTCGGAGGAACATGAAAAGTTGCATGCACGTGAACGCTCACTAACGCGTAAGCGTTTAAGCGCCGAGGAGCGCGATGACAACAGCACAAACAATGAAGAGCGCGAACGCGAAGAGCGTTCAGCACAAAATGAGACAACTGAACAAATCCATGACCATAAGACCGCCAATGTGGATGAGGAGGATGAAGAAAAGAACAAAGCTATTGCGTCGGTGCCACAGCCGGTGGAAGAAATGGAAAACGTGCGACAATCTAAGGACAAGTCCAGCAACTCTACATCTAATACTACAAATTCCGGCACGCATAAGCGTGGAAATATTAGCAGTGATCCCAGTGCACCATTACCATTGCCGCCGCCTCCATCGCTACACCATCCCGCCTATGGCAAATATCCGCCTGAGGGTTATCTGTTGAATGAACATGGCATATTGATGACGCACGATTTCGTACATGCGCCGACCGCCTCCATACCGTCGACAGGTGCAACGGCGAGTTCTTCAAGCGGCACAGTAGTCGGAGCTGCCGGCGCTGCCAATGGCAATGATCAGGATTATGTGGACATAAAGATGGAAGAGTATGACGGCACTGATTTGCGTTTGACCACCGAGGAGATATCTGAATGGCAAGATGTGATCAAAATGGACGATTACTTGGCTAAAGGACGACGACCGCAATTCTGGGAGGAACCGTTCACACGACGT GTTTTGGATGCTATAAAGAACAAAAGATTGGAGATGAAGAAAGCTGCGCGTATTTTGGGTGTCTcctatggcactttatatggaCGTTATCGCGAGGTCTACGGCTGTTTGAAGCACCCTTATAG CAGCTCCAGTTTTCGCCCATCACAATCAAATCAGTTAGCAGTACAACCGCGTTTTGACATGGTCTGGCCTTCTCCGAAGCGTGACAGTGGTCTAATGCCCGGTCCAATGG AAATCGGTAAAATACGTCCGAAAGATTTGAGTGAGCTATGGGCGCGGCCACAGATTTGA
- the LOC105213824 gene encoding longitudinals lacking protein, isoforms H/M/V isoform X2 — MLPQQYCLRWKYHHSNLQTMFSQLLDRGCFCDVTLACEGQLIRAHRVVLCACSSFFDTVLTNYASERDPIIIMKDVTFADVKCLIEFMYKGEINVEHANLASLLKTADDLKIKGLAEVSWRDDEDGPPLPSAATEFHSPTATHGNDMYNMRPEQQRAGSPSFMPPQRLSRERKLSSSKETAHAHHGLPTLTPIPPTSSASMVAVAAAAAAAAAVASAASPVESYLGPKRKRGRPPLDDAYDVFNVRKLAQYGSHLDAHHHHQAYLEAQRQYDEQRRLAVISPIPQHSSTSVAAAAAYHQHIQQQQHNKRMRQLQRQQQQHQQQQLHQQDEMEHDDAQADPEWITSNLEVNVGGGGDNEPAIECDTEVATMKEQKSDMVDDKEANRTAKLDARKRKERHSEEHEKLHARERSLTRKRLSAEERDDNSTNNEEREREERSAQNETTEQIHDHKTANVDEEDEEKNKAIASVPQPVEEMENVRQSKDKSSNSTSNTTNSGTHKRGNISSDPSAPLPLPPPPSLHHPAYGKYPPEGYLLNEHGILMTHDFVHAPTASIPSTGATASSSSGTVVGAAGAANGNDQDYVDIKMEEYDGTDLRLTTEEISEWQDVIKMDDYLAKGRRPQFWEEPFTRRVLDAIKNKRLEMKKAARILGVSYGTLYGRYREVYGCLKHPYSSSFRPSQSNQLAVQPRFDMVWPSPKRDSGLMPGPMEIGKIRPKDLSELWARPQI; from the exons ATGTTGCCACAACAATATTGCCTGCGATGGAAATACCATCACAGTAATCTGCAGACAATGTTCTCACAACTGTTGGACCGTGGCTGCTTCTGCGATGTGACGCTCGCTTGTGAGGGCCAACTGATACGCGCACATCGCGTCGTCTTGTGCGCCTGCAGCAGTTTCTTCGACACAGTGCTCACCAATTATGCCAGTGAACGCGATCCGATTATCATAATGAAGGACGTCACATTCGCCGATGTCAAGTgcttaattgaatttatgtataaagGCGAAATCAATGTGGAACAC GCAAATTTGGCCTCACTCTTAAAGACTGCAGATGATCTCAAAATCAAAGGTTTGGCGGAGGTTTCGTGGCGCGATGACGAGGACGGTCCACCACTGCCCAGCGCTGCGACCGAGTTTCACTCACCCACAGCCACACACGGAAATGATATGTACAATATGCGTCCAGAGCAACAACGCGCTGGCTCACCGAGTTTCATGCCACCGCAGCGATTGTCGCGCGAACGCAAGCTCTCCTCATCGAAGGAGACGGCGCATGCGCATCATGGCTTACCGACCTTGACGCCCATACCGCCAACGAGCAGCGCTTCGATGGTTGCCGTGGcggccgccgctgctgctgcagctgctgtGGCTTCGGCTGCTTCGCCGGTTGAAAGTTATTTGGGGCCGAAACGCAAACGCGGACGTCCGCCACTAGATGACGCCTATGACGTCTTCAATGT CAGAAAACTCGCACAGTATGGCAGCCATTTGGACgcgcatcatcatcatcaagcaTACTTAGAGGCGCAGCGCCAGTATGACGAGCAGCGTCGCCTTGCTGTCATCTCACCGATACCGCAGCACTCGTCAACCTCTGTCGCCGCAGCAGCCGCTTATCACCAACAcatccagcaacaacaacataataagCGCATGCGTCAactgcagcggcagcagcaacaacaccagcagcagcagttgcACCAACAGGATGAAATGGAACACGACGATGCACAAGCAGACCCCGAATGGATTACCAGTAATTTGGAAGTGAATGTGGGTGGCGGTGGCGACAATGAGCCAGCCATTGAGTGTGACACTGAAGTCGCCACAATGAAGGAACAAAAGTCGGATATGGTAGATGACAAAGAAGCCAACCGTACGGCGAAGCTTGATGCGAGGAAGCGTAAGGAACGTCATTCGGAGGAACATGAAAAGTTGCATGCACGTGAACGCTCACTAACGCGTAAGCGTTTAAGCGCCGAGGAGCGCGATGACAACAGCACAAACAATGAAGAGCGCGAACGCGAAGAGCGTTCAGCACAAAATGAGACAACTGAACAAATCCATGACCATAAGACCGCCAATGTGGATGAGGAGGATGAAGAAAAGAACAAAGCTATTGCGTCGGTGCCACAGCCGGTGGAAGAAATGGAAAACGTGCGACAATCTAAGGACAAGTCCAGCAACTCTACATCTAATACTACAAATTCCGGCACGCATAAGCGTGGAAATATTAGCAGTGATCCCAGTGCACCATTACCATTGCCGCCGCCTCCATCGCTACACCATCCCGCCTATGGCAAATATCCGCCTGAGGGTTATCTGTTGAATGAACATGGCATATTGATGACGCACGATTTCGTACATGCGCCGACCGCCTCCATACCGTCGACAGGTGCAACGGCGAGTTCTTCAAGCGGCACAGTAGTCGGAGCTGCCGGCGCTGCCAATGGCAATGATCAGGATTATGTGGACATAAAGATGGAAGAGTATGACGGCACTGATTTGCGTTTGACCACCGAGGAGATATCTGAATGGCAAGATGTGATCAAAATGGACGATTACTTGGCTAAAGGACGACGACCGCAATTCTGGGAGGAACCGTTCACACGACGT GTTTTGGATGCTATAAAGAACAAAAGATTGGAGATGAAGAAAGCTGCGCGTATTTTGGGTGTCTcctatggcactttatatggaCGTTATCGCGAGGTCTACGGCTGTTTGAAGCACCCTTATAG CTCCAGTTTTCGCCCATCACAATCAAATCAGTTAGCAGTACAACCGCGTTTTGACATGGTCTGGCCTTCTCCGAAGCGTGACAGTGGTCTAATGCCCGGTCCAATGG AAATCGGTAAAATACGTCCGAAAGATTTGAGTGAGCTATGGGCGCGGCCACAGATTTGA
- the LOC105213824 gene encoding longitudinals lacking protein, isoforms H/M/V isoform X5 — MLPQQYCLRWKYHHSNLQTMFSQLLDRGCFCDVTLACEGQLIRAHRVVLCACSSFFDTVLTNYASERDPIIIMKDVTFADVKCLIEFMYKGEINVEHANLASLLKTADDLKIKGLAEVSWRDDEDGPPLPSAATEFHSPTATHGNDMYNMRPEQQRAGSPSFMPPQRLSRERKLSSSKETAHAHHGLPTLTPIPPTSSASMVAVAAAAAAAAAVASAASPVESYLGPKRKRGRPPLDDAYDVFNVRKLAQYGSHLDAHHHHQAYLEAQRQYDEQRRLAVISPIPQHSSTSVAAAAAYHQHIQQQQHNKRMRQLQRQQQQHQQQQLHQQDEMEHDDAQADPEWITSNLEVNVGGGGDNEPAIECDTEVATMKEQKSDMVDDKEANRTAKLDARKRKERHSEEHEKLHARERSLTRKRLSAEERDDNSTNNEEREREERSAQNETTEQIHDHKTANVDEEDEEKNKAIASVPQPVEEMENVRQSKDKSSNSTSNTTNSGTHKRGNISSDPSAPLPLPPPPSLHHPAYGKYPPEGYLLNEHGILMTHDFVHAPTASIPSTGATASSSSGTVVGAAGAANGNDQDYVDIKMEEYDGTDLRLTTEEISEWQDVIKMDDYLAKGRRPQFWEEPFTRRVLDAIKNKRLEMKKAARILGVSYGTLYGRYREVYGCLKHPYSSSFRPSQSNQLAVQPRFDMVWPSPKRDSGLMPGPMGRNR, encoded by the exons ATGTTGCCACAACAATATTGCCTGCGATGGAAATACCATCACAGTAATCTGCAGACAATGTTCTCACAACTGTTGGACCGTGGCTGCTTCTGCGATGTGACGCTCGCTTGTGAGGGCCAACTGATACGCGCACATCGCGTCGTCTTGTGCGCCTGCAGCAGTTTCTTCGACACAGTGCTCACCAATTATGCCAGTGAACGCGATCCGATTATCATAATGAAGGACGTCACATTCGCCGATGTCAAGTgcttaattgaatttatgtataaagGCGAAATCAATGTGGAACAC GCAAATTTGGCCTCACTCTTAAAGACTGCAGATGATCTCAAAATCAAAGGTTTGGCGGAGGTTTCGTGGCGCGATGACGAGGACGGTCCACCACTGCCCAGCGCTGCGACCGAGTTTCACTCACCCACAGCCACACACGGAAATGATATGTACAATATGCGTCCAGAGCAACAACGCGCTGGCTCACCGAGTTTCATGCCACCGCAGCGATTGTCGCGCGAACGCAAGCTCTCCTCATCGAAGGAGACGGCGCATGCGCATCATGGCTTACCGACCTTGACGCCCATACCGCCAACGAGCAGCGCTTCGATGGTTGCCGTGGcggccgccgctgctgctgcagctgctgtGGCTTCGGCTGCTTCGCCGGTTGAAAGTTATTTGGGGCCGAAACGCAAACGCGGACGTCCGCCACTAGATGACGCCTATGACGTCTTCAATGT CAGAAAACTCGCACAGTATGGCAGCCATTTGGACgcgcatcatcatcatcaagcaTACTTAGAGGCGCAGCGCCAGTATGACGAGCAGCGTCGCCTTGCTGTCATCTCACCGATACCGCAGCACTCGTCAACCTCTGTCGCCGCAGCAGCCGCTTATCACCAACAcatccagcaacaacaacataataagCGCATGCGTCAactgcagcggcagcagcaacaacaccagcagcagcagttgcACCAACAGGATGAAATGGAACACGACGATGCACAAGCAGACCCCGAATGGATTACCAGTAATTTGGAAGTGAATGTGGGTGGCGGTGGCGACAATGAGCCAGCCATTGAGTGTGACACTGAAGTCGCCACAATGAAGGAACAAAAGTCGGATATGGTAGATGACAAAGAAGCCAACCGTACGGCGAAGCTTGATGCGAGGAAGCGTAAGGAACGTCATTCGGAGGAACATGAAAAGTTGCATGCACGTGAACGCTCACTAACGCGTAAGCGTTTAAGCGCCGAGGAGCGCGATGACAACAGCACAAACAATGAAGAGCGCGAACGCGAAGAGCGTTCAGCACAAAATGAGACAACTGAACAAATCCATGACCATAAGACCGCCAATGTGGATGAGGAGGATGAAGAAAAGAACAAAGCTATTGCGTCGGTGCCACAGCCGGTGGAAGAAATGGAAAACGTGCGACAATCTAAGGACAAGTCCAGCAACTCTACATCTAATACTACAAATTCCGGCACGCATAAGCGTGGAAATATTAGCAGTGATCCCAGTGCACCATTACCATTGCCGCCGCCTCCATCGCTACACCATCCCGCCTATGGCAAATATCCGCCTGAGGGTTATCTGTTGAATGAACATGGCATATTGATGACGCACGATTTCGTACATGCGCCGACCGCCTCCATACCGTCGACAGGTGCAACGGCGAGTTCTTCAAGCGGCACAGTAGTCGGAGCTGCCGGCGCTGCCAATGGCAATGATCAGGATTATGTGGACATAAAGATGGAAGAGTATGACGGCACTGATTTGCGTTTGACCACCGAGGAGATATCTGAATGGCAAGATGTGATCAAAATGGACGATTACTTGGCTAAAGGACGACGACCGCAATTCTGGGAGGAACCGTTCACACGACGT GTTTTGGATGCTATAAAGAACAAAAGATTGGAGATGAAGAAAGCTGCGCGTATTTTGGGTGTCTcctatggcactttatatggaCGTTATCGCGAGGTCTACGGCTGTTTGAAGCACCCTTATAG CTCCAGTTTTCGCCCATCACAATCAAATCAGTTAGCAGTACAACCGCGTTTTGACATGGTCTGGCCTTCTCCGAAGCGTGACAGTGGTCTAATGCCCGGTCCAATGGGTAG AAATCGGTAA
- the LOC105213824 gene encoding longitudinals lacking protein, isoforms H/M/V isoform X4: MLPQQYCLRWKYHHSNLQTMFSQLLDRGCFCDVTLACEGQLIRAHRVVLCACSSFFDTVLTNYASERDPIIIMKDVTFADVKCLIEFMYKGEINVEHANLASLLKTADDLKIKGLAEVSWRDDEDGPPLPSAATEFHSPTATHGNDMYNMRPEQQRAGSPSFMPPQRLSRERKLSSSKETAHAHHGLPTLTPIPPTSSASMVAVAAAAAAAAAVASAASPVESYLGPKRKRGRPPLDDAYDVFNVRKLAQYGSHLDAHHHHQAYLEAQRQYDEQRRLAVISPIPQHSSTSVAAAAAYHQHIQQQQHNKRMRQLQRQQQQHQQQQLHQQDEMEHDDAQADPEWITSNLEVNVGGGGDNEPAIECDTEVATMKEQKSDMVDDKEANRTAKLDARKRKERHSEEHEKLHARERSLTRKRLSAEERDDNSTNNEEREREERSAQNETTEQIHDHKTANVDEEDEEKNKAIASVPQPVEEMENVRQSKDKSSNSTSNTTNSGTHKRGNISSDPSAPLPLPPPPSLHHPAYGKYPPEGYLLNEHGILMTHDFVHAPTASIPSTGATASSSSGTVVGAAGAANGNDQDYVDIKMEEYDGTDLRLTTEEISEWQDVIKMDDYLAKGRRPQFWEEPFTRRVLDAIKNKRLEMKKAARILGVSYGTLYGRYREVYGCLKHPYSSSSFRPSQSNQLAVQPRFDMVWPSPKRDSGLMPGPMGRNR; encoded by the exons ATGTTGCCACAACAATATTGCCTGCGATGGAAATACCATCACAGTAATCTGCAGACAATGTTCTCACAACTGTTGGACCGTGGCTGCTTCTGCGATGTGACGCTCGCTTGTGAGGGCCAACTGATACGCGCACATCGCGTCGTCTTGTGCGCCTGCAGCAGTTTCTTCGACACAGTGCTCACCAATTATGCCAGTGAACGCGATCCGATTATCATAATGAAGGACGTCACATTCGCCGATGTCAAGTgcttaattgaatttatgtataaagGCGAAATCAATGTGGAACAC GCAAATTTGGCCTCACTCTTAAAGACTGCAGATGATCTCAAAATCAAAGGTTTGGCGGAGGTTTCGTGGCGCGATGACGAGGACGGTCCACCACTGCCCAGCGCTGCGACCGAGTTTCACTCACCCACAGCCACACACGGAAATGATATGTACAATATGCGTCCAGAGCAACAACGCGCTGGCTCACCGAGTTTCATGCCACCGCAGCGATTGTCGCGCGAACGCAAGCTCTCCTCATCGAAGGAGACGGCGCATGCGCATCATGGCTTACCGACCTTGACGCCCATACCGCCAACGAGCAGCGCTTCGATGGTTGCCGTGGcggccgccgctgctgctgcagctgctgtGGCTTCGGCTGCTTCGCCGGTTGAAAGTTATTTGGGGCCGAAACGCAAACGCGGACGTCCGCCACTAGATGACGCCTATGACGTCTTCAATGT CAGAAAACTCGCACAGTATGGCAGCCATTTGGACgcgcatcatcatcatcaagcaTACTTAGAGGCGCAGCGCCAGTATGACGAGCAGCGTCGCCTTGCTGTCATCTCACCGATACCGCAGCACTCGTCAACCTCTGTCGCCGCAGCAGCCGCTTATCACCAACAcatccagcaacaacaacataataagCGCATGCGTCAactgcagcggcagcagcaacaacaccagcagcagcagttgcACCAACAGGATGAAATGGAACACGACGATGCACAAGCAGACCCCGAATGGATTACCAGTAATTTGGAAGTGAATGTGGGTGGCGGTGGCGACAATGAGCCAGCCATTGAGTGTGACACTGAAGTCGCCACAATGAAGGAACAAAAGTCGGATATGGTAGATGACAAAGAAGCCAACCGTACGGCGAAGCTTGATGCGAGGAAGCGTAAGGAACGTCATTCGGAGGAACATGAAAAGTTGCATGCACGTGAACGCTCACTAACGCGTAAGCGTTTAAGCGCCGAGGAGCGCGATGACAACAGCACAAACAATGAAGAGCGCGAACGCGAAGAGCGTTCAGCACAAAATGAGACAACTGAACAAATCCATGACCATAAGACCGCCAATGTGGATGAGGAGGATGAAGAAAAGAACAAAGCTATTGCGTCGGTGCCACAGCCGGTGGAAGAAATGGAAAACGTGCGACAATCTAAGGACAAGTCCAGCAACTCTACATCTAATACTACAAATTCCGGCACGCATAAGCGTGGAAATATTAGCAGTGATCCCAGTGCACCATTACCATTGCCGCCGCCTCCATCGCTACACCATCCCGCCTATGGCAAATATCCGCCTGAGGGTTATCTGTTGAATGAACATGGCATATTGATGACGCACGATTTCGTACATGCGCCGACCGCCTCCATACCGTCGACAGGTGCAACGGCGAGTTCTTCAAGCGGCACAGTAGTCGGAGCTGCCGGCGCTGCCAATGGCAATGATCAGGATTATGTGGACATAAAGATGGAAGAGTATGACGGCACTGATTTGCGTTTGACCACCGAGGAGATATCTGAATGGCAAGATGTGATCAAAATGGACGATTACTTGGCTAAAGGACGACGACCGCAATTCTGGGAGGAACCGTTCACACGACGT GTTTTGGATGCTATAAAGAACAAAAGATTGGAGATGAAGAAAGCTGCGCGTATTTTGGGTGTCTcctatggcactttatatggaCGTTATCGCGAGGTCTACGGCTGTTTGAAGCACCCTTATAG CAGCTCCAGTTTTCGCCCATCACAATCAAATCAGTTAGCAGTACAACCGCGTTTTGACATGGTCTGGCCTTCTCCGAAGCGTGACAGTGGTCTAATGCCCGGTCCAATGGGTAG AAATCGGTAA